In a single window of the Manis javanica isolate MJ-LG chromosome 16, MJ_LKY, whole genome shotgun sequence genome:
- the LOC108402935 gene encoding LOW QUALITY PROTEIN: gametogenetin-binding protein 1-like (The sequence of the model RefSeq protein was modified relative to this genomic sequence to represent the inferred CDS: inserted 3 bases in 3 codons; substituted 1 base at 1 genomic stop codon), protein METPAPAPQSQILGRSSMFHFLCSLVGRKGSPRRSGKAVLGDGGQVCPSQERNSAPLMTGXLGGVGRMEPRLPAMLPSSLPVAMPLHDPLGLGLGDTGAQTPTPTEVLRVVAQGVEVEYILPRGSQEVMGNLFERREDEEEEAAGEASGDTGTSRRSHFAQGLEVEQRCLXRAMGPVDISHKAFTKEKEECLLAGEPQAGFLKDGATPCNCLLTLYRQLQKSAVVQFLLQEGLPHQEKGKEXEMEGEDSLSELCVPSIVTXQSPLHKTFKSTDTVGFMESELKKLLAVERESHLWKMGSQERQELLTQPEIVLEEAGIVGGQHLLLEETGKMGNWPLEGRWHWP, encoded by the exons ATGGAAACCCCAGCTCCAGCTCCTCAATCCCAGATTTTGGGCCGCTCCTCCATGTTCCACTTTCTCTGTAGCCTGGTGGGGAGAAAAGGCAGCCCAAGGCGCTCTGGGAAGGCCGTGTTGGGGGATGGGGGTCAGGTATGCCCTTCCCAAGAGCGGAACTCCGCCCCCTTGATGACGG CgctgggaggagtggggaggatggagcCCAGGCTGCCTGCCATGCTGCCCTCCAGCCTCCCTGTGGCCATGCCACTGCACGAtcctctggggctggggctgggggacacAGGGGCccaaacccccacccccacagaggTCCTGAGGGTTGTGGCCCAGGGTGTAGAGGTGGAGTACATCCTGCCCAGAGGAAGCCAGGAGGTGATGGGCAACCTGTTTGAGAGGAGggaagatgaggaggaggaggcagcaggggagGCGTCTGGGGATACAGGGACTTCACGCAG GAGCCACTTTGCCCAAGGCCTGGAAGTGGAGCAAAGATGCC CGCGGGCCATGGGGCCAGTGGACATCAGCCACAAGGCCTTCACCAAGGAGAAGGAGGAGTGTCTGCTTGCTGGTGA ACCTCAGGCTGGCTTCCTCAAAGATGGGGCAACTCCCTGCAACTGCCTCCTCACCTTGTATAGGCAGCTTCAGAAATCGGCCGTGGTCCAG TTTCTTCTCCAGGAAGGCTTGCCCCACCAGGAGAAAGGCAAGGAGTAGGAAATGGAGGGAGAGGACAGCTTGTCCGAGCTCTGTGTCCCAAGCATCGTCA CCCAGTCGCCGCTGCATAAGACGTTTAAGTCAACAGATACAGTGG GTTTCATGGAGTCAGAGTTAAAGAAGCTTCTTGCAGTAGAGCGGGAGTCCCACCTCTGGAAGATGGGCAGCCAAGAGCGCCAGGAGCTGCTGACTCAGCCAGAGATAGTCCTGGAGGAGGCGGGCATTGTGGGTGGTCAG
- the BAK1 gene encoding bcl-2 homologous antagonist/killer, translating to MASGQGPGPPGQECGETAPSSASEEQVARDTEEVFRSYVFYRHQQEQEAEGAAAPADPEMITLPLEPSSTMGQVGRQLAVIGDDINRRYDSEFQAMLQHLQPTAENAYEYFTKIASSLFESGINWGRVVALLGFGYRLALHVYQRGLTGFLGQVTRFVADFMLRRCIARWIAQRGGWVAALDLGNGPIQNVLIVLAVVLLGQFVVRRFFKS from the exons ATGGCATCTGGGCAAGGCCCAGGTCCTCCCGGGCAGGAGTGCGGAGAGACTGCCCCATCCTCTGCGTCTG AGGAGCAGGTAGCCCGGGACACGGAGGAGGTTTTCCGCAGCTACGTTTTTTACCGCCATCAGCAggagcaggaggcagagggggcagCTGCACCCGCTGACCCAGAGATGATCACCTTGCCTCTAGAACCTAGCAG CACCATGGGGCAGGTGGGTCGGCAGCTCGCCGTCATTGGGGACGACATCAACCGGCGCTACGACTCAGAGTTCCAGGCCATGCTGCAGCACTTGCAGCCCACGGCAGAGAATGCCTACGAGTACTTCACCAAGATCGCCTCAAG TCTCTTTGAGAGCGGCATCAACTGGGGCCGAGTGGTGGCTCTCCTGGGCTTCGGCTACCGCCTAGCCTTGCACGTCTACCAGCGTGGTCTGACCGGCTTCCTGGGGCAGGTGACCCGCTTCGTGGCCGACTTCATGCTGCGTCGCTGCATTGCCCGATGGATTGCGCAAAGGGGCGGCTGG GTGGCAGCCCTGGACTTGGGAAATGGCCCCATCCAGAATGTGCTAATAGTTCTGGCTGTGGTTCTATTGGGCCAGTTTGTGGTACGAAGATTCTTCAAGTCATGA